A stretch of the Clostridiales bacterium genome encodes the following:
- a CDS encoding response regulator has protein sequence MAWDYAENIFQLLADLLGLLMCLFFYITHKRREWIYGLLFFLCGLLSTYYWTTHLVIMDTWPTGFTLMTYSGWDLAYLFLFLLLRYTQTPEERKFIHPLMLFPLALDAAILAVILFSPSGESELGQLFSSRTGYFLNHIWLVIIVTLTGTVSVQGLCWYRKHRADGADKPWIALGGFVTALMSFAMWITAGVDQPSTFLYYPFSFLCSLSYLFLVYCIRRSVGPAEKEELTADDRRFQNTLKAASLGVVLLLSGGGVLLGAWIRDKIVLHIDPASASGIYDIIPIVLFIISLVLIIFIITMIFVVYSSQRAAENSRLREARLVAERSSAAKSEFLAAMSHEIRTPINAVLGMNEIVLRESRQAHEALPDSSDEIRGLFGDICGYAGIINSAGKNLLSIINDILDISRIESGKMEIREENYTLSSLLNDVCNLVSVRAMARNLSFRVNVDRRLPDSLYGDAVRVRQVMLNVLVNAVKYTEQGSVTLSVYADGKSSFEKDQVMNLVISVQDTGIGIRREDMGKLFAKFERIDPDDSGSASEGSGLGLAITKNLLDMMGGSIRVESRYGEGSVFTVTVPQKVVSPEPVGNFQERFAQSAENMDVPQELFRAPSARILVVDDTRMNLSVVKGLLKRTDMQIDTALGGEAALEQTLSIPYDLILLDQRMPGMDGIETLHRIRLQEGGANLRTPVICLTADAVAGAKKRYLAEGFTDYLSKPIDIQAFRRKLLTYLPRQKVTRLSELDEQLRMPDALLSPEKDPGLAKLRAEDIDIAQGLGYCQQDVNLYRTMLAEFAGEAPGKILQLEKSFTTGAWKDYALLVHSLKGTAGTIGAVRLSLAAAAMETAAREGDTAALQDGHAPLIALWRQIGEAVRAFREDADSALPDYSGVIEFLPVEE, from the coding sequence TTCCAGCTGCTGGCAGACCTGCTGGGGCTGCTGATGTGCCTTTTCTTCTATATCACTCATAAACGCCGCGAATGGATCTACGGCCTCCTCTTTTTCCTGTGCGGCCTGCTGAGCACCTATTACTGGACCACCCACCTGGTCATCATGGACACCTGGCCGACCGGCTTTACCCTGATGACCTATTCCGGCTGGGACCTGGCCTACCTGTTCCTGTTCCTCCTGCTCCGGTATACGCAGACCCCGGAGGAACGGAAGTTCATCCATCCCCTGATGCTGTTTCCGCTGGCCCTGGATGCCGCCATTCTGGCGGTAATCCTCTTCTCCCCCTCCGGGGAAAGCGAGCTGGGGCAGCTGTTCTCCTCCCGGACCGGCTATTTCCTCAACCATATCTGGCTGGTCATCATCGTCACCCTCACGGGCACGGTCAGCGTGCAGGGCCTGTGCTGGTACCGGAAGCACCGGGCCGACGGCGCGGATAAACCCTGGATTGCCCTGGGCGGCTTTGTCACGGCGCTGATGTCTTTTGCCATGTGGATCACCGCCGGTGTGGACCAGCCGTCCACCTTCCTGTATTATCCCTTCTCCTTCCTGTGCAGCCTGTCCTACCTGTTCCTGGTATACTGCATCCGCAGATCCGTCGGGCCCGCGGAGAAGGAAGAGCTCACCGCAGACGACCGGCGCTTCCAGAATACCCTGAAGGCGGCCAGCCTGGGGGTCGTGCTGCTCCTCTCTGGCGGCGGCGTCCTGCTGGGTGCGTGGATCCGCGATAAAATCGTCCTGCACATCGATCCCGCTTCCGCCTCCGGCATCTATGACATCATCCCGATTGTGCTGTTTATCATCTCCCTGGTGCTGATCATCTTTATCATCACCATGATCTTTGTGGTCTATTCCAGCCAGCGCGCCGCTGAAAACAGCCGCCTGCGGGAGGCCCGGCTGGTCGCCGAGCGTTCCAGCGCGGCCAAGAGCGAATTCCTGGCGGCGATGAGCCATGAAATCCGCACCCCGATCAACGCGGTGCTGGGCATGAACGAGATCGTCCTGCGCGAAAGCCGGCAGGCCCATGAAGCCCTTCCGGACAGCAGCGACGAGATCCGCGGGCTGTTCGGCGATATCTGCGGCTATGCCGGAATCATCAACTCCGCCGGCAAAAACCTGCTGTCCATCATCAACGATATCCTGGATATTTCCCGGATCGAGTCCGGCAAAATGGAAATCCGGGAGGAAAACTACACGCTCAGCTCCCTGCTGAACGATGTCTGCAACCTGGTCAGCGTCCGCGCGATGGCCCGGAACCTGTCCTTCCGCGTGAATGTGGACCGGCGCCTCCCGGACAGCCTGTACGGGGATGCAGTCCGCGTCCGGCAGGTGATGCTGAACGTCCTGGTCAACGCCGTGAAATATACGGAGCAGGGCTCCGTGACCCTGTCCGTCTACGCGGACGGCAAATCGTCCTTTGAGAAGGACCAGGTGATGAACCTGGTCATCTCCGTGCAGGATACCGGCATCGGCATCCGCCGGGAGGATATGGGCAAGCTGTTTGCCAAGTTTGAGCGCATCGACCCGGACGATTCCGGCAGCGCGTCGGAAGGCTCCGGCCTGGGCCTCGCGATCACGAAAAACCTGCTGGATATGATGGGCGGTTCCATCCGGGTGGAAAGCCGCTACGGGGAAGGCTCCGTGTTCACCGTCACCGTTCCCCAGAAAGTGGTCTCCCCGGAGCCGGTCGGCAATTTCCAGGAGCGGTTCGCGCAGAGTGCTGAAAACATGGACGTCCCGCAGGAGCTCTTCCGTGCGCCGTCGGCGCGGATCCTGGTCGTGGATGACACCCGCATGAACCTGAGCGTGGTGAAAGGCCTGCTGAAGCGGACCGACATGCAGATTGACACAGCCCTCGGCGGGGAAGCTGCCCTGGAACAAACGCTTTCCATCCCCTACGACCTGATCCTCCTGGACCAGCGCATGCCCGGAATGGACGGAATCGAAACCCTGCACCGCATCCGCCTGCAGGAGGGCGGCGCCAACCTGCGGACCCCGGTCATCTGCCTGACCGCCGACGCTGTGGCCGGCGCGAAAAAGCGCTACCTGGCCGAGGGCTTCACGGATTACCTCAGCAAGCCCATCGATATCCAGGCGTTCCGGCGCAAACTGCTCACCTACCTCCCTCGGCAGAAGGTCACCCGCCTTTCCGAGCTGGATGAACAGCTCCGCATGCCGGATGCCCTCCTGTCCCCCGAAAAGGATCCCGGCCTTGCGAAGCTCCGCGCGGAGGATATTGATATCGCCCAGGGCCTGGGATACTGCCAGCAGGACGTGAACCTGTACCGCACCATGCTTGCGGAGTTCGCCGGCGAGGCACCCGGAAAGATCTTGCAGCTGGAGAAGAGCTTCACCACCGGCGCGTGGAAGGACTACGCGCTGCTGGTCCATTCGCTCAAGGGCACGGCCGGCACCATCGGCGCCGTGCGCCTGTCACTGGCGGCTGCTGCCATGGAAACCGCCGCCCGGGAGGGGGATACCGCTGCGCTGCAGGACGGCCATGCACCGCTGATCGCCCTCTGGCGGCAGATCGGGGAAGCCGTCCGCGCCTTCCGCGAAGATGCGGATTCCGCCCTGCCGGATTACAGCGGGGTCATCGAATTCCTGCCGGTGGAAGAATAA